One window of the Equus caballus isolate H_3958 breed thoroughbred chromosome 2, TB-T2T, whole genome shotgun sequence genome contains the following:
- the SRM gene encoding spermidine synthase produces MEPGPDGPAAPGPAAIREGWFRETCSLWPGQALSLQVEQLLHHQRSRYQDILVFRSKSYGNVLVLDGVIQCTERDEFSYQEMIANLPLCSHPNPRKVLIIGGGDGGVLREVVKHSSLESVVQCEIDEDVIQVSKKFLPGMAIGYSSSKLTLHVGDGFEFMKQNQDAFDVIITDSSDPMGPAESLFKESYYQLMKTALKEDGILCCQGECQWLHLDLIKEMRQFCKSLFPVVDYAYCTIPTYPSGQIGFMLCSKNPNTNFREPVQQLTQKQVEQMQLKYYNSAVHQAAFVLPEFARKALNDVS; encoded by the exons ATGGAGCCCGGCCCCGACGGCcccgccgcccccggccccgctGCCATCCGCGAGGGCTGGTTCCGCGAGACATGCAGCCTGTGGCCCGGCCAGGCCCTGTCCCTGCAGGTGGAGCAGCTGCTCCACCACCAGCGCTCGCGGTACCAGGATATCCTTGTCTTCCGCAG TAAGAGCTACGGCAACGTGCTGGTGTTGGACGGCGTCATCCAGTGCACAGAGAGGGACGAGTTCTCCTACCAGGAGATGATAGCCAACCTGCCCCTCTGCAGCCACCCCAACCCACGCAAG GTGCTGATCAtcgggggcggggatgggggtgTCCTGCGGGAGGTGGTGAAGCATTCCTCCCTGGAGTCCGTGGTCCAGTGCGAGATTGACGAG gATGTCATTCAAGTCTCTAAGAAGTTCCTGCCTGGCATGGCCATAGGCTACTCCAGCTCAAAGCTGACCCTACACGTGGGCGACGGCTTTGAGTTCATGAAACAGAACCAGGATGCCTTCGATGTCATCATCACTGACTCCTCAGACCCCATGG gCCCTGCTGAGAGTCTCTTCAAGGAGTCCTATTACCAGCTCATGAAGACGGCCCTCAAGGAAGACGGCATCCTCTGCTGCCAGG GCGAGTGCCAGTGGCTGCACCTGGACCTCATCAAGGAGATGCGGCAGTTCTGCAAGTCGCTCTTCCCCGTGGTGGACTACGCGTACTGCACCATCCCCACCTACCCAAGCGGCCAGATCGGCTTCATGCTGTGCAGCAAAAATCCG AACACCAACTTCCGGGAGCCCGTGCAGCAGCTGACGCAGAAGCAGGTGGAACAGATGCAGCTCAAGTACTACAACTCTGCCGTGCACCAGGCGGCCTTTGTGCTGCCCGAGTTTGCCCGCAAG GCCCTGAATGATGTGAGCTGA